The proteins below are encoded in one region of Verrucomicrobiia bacterium:
- a CDS encoding ABC transporter permease: protein MPDLKSAIRQLHRNPGFTAVAVLILGLCLGGTLAIFAVVDAVLLRPLPFPEPDRLVTLYNSYPKVGRARGQSSYLNYHSRRGAIRALSHLAALQHGTSIVGEAGSTEATEILRVSPEFFPTLGVQPVLGRAFTEAEMSYQTDSVVVLTDEFWRRHFGADPTVLGRTVRMDGLPRVVVGVLPPGFRFLSSRARLFLPLSVDPDVLRVERLHNGGFEMIGRLGPGASVAEAESQIDAHNEVMNRDFPQAQAVADGGFRTVVTSLHNEHVQSIRPTLWLLQGGVLCLLLLGAVNLVNLLLIRCGARAQEFAIRQTLGAGNVRVMGQAFTETLVLVFAGGMAGLGLATVAVGLLDHLGVEHLPLGSHVAVTPRLVAAAALASILLAVLAALPVAWLGLRARLGGTFQGGSRSGTATQAARRLRHGFIVAQVALAFVLLFGAGLLGVSLKKALELSPGFRADHVLSGSVTLPWTHFKLLAAGVFLGVPGAGLAGKAMEGVLFDVPVFHAPTFVVTLVTLSAVSIAAGLLPVLRAARVDPMEALRE, encoded by the coding sequence ATGCCCGACCTGAAGTCCGCCATCCGTCAGTTGCACAGGAACCCCGGCTTCACCGCGGTGGCCGTGCTGATCCTCGGCCTGTGTCTCGGGGGCACTCTGGCCATCTTTGCAGTCGTGGATGCGGTGCTGCTCCGGCCCCTTCCGTTCCCGGAGCCCGACCGCCTGGTCACGCTCTACAACAGCTATCCGAAGGTCGGCCGCGCGCGGGGCCAGTCCTCCTACCTCAACTATCATAGCCGGCGGGGTGCCATCCGCGCGCTCTCACACCTCGCGGCCCTCCAGCACGGCACCAGCATCGTGGGTGAAGCCGGATCCACGGAAGCGACCGAGATCCTACGGGTGTCGCCCGAGTTCTTCCCCACCCTGGGCGTCCAGCCGGTTCTCGGTCGGGCGTTCACGGAGGCTGAGATGTCCTATCAGACCGATTCTGTGGTTGTCCTGACCGACGAATTCTGGCGACGGCACTTCGGGGCCGATCCGACCGTCCTTGGCCGGACGGTGCGGATGGACGGGCTCCCCAGGGTCGTCGTGGGTGTGCTGCCGCCCGGGTTCCGATTTCTATCCTCCCGTGCCCGGTTGTTTCTCCCCTTGAGCGTTGACCCGGACGTGCTGCGGGTTGAACGGCTGCACAACGGGGGCTTCGAGATGATCGGAAGACTCGGGCCCGGAGCGTCCGTTGCCGAGGCCGAGTCGCAGATTGACGCGCACAACGAGGTGATGAACCGGGATTTTCCCCAGGCTCAGGCCGTCGCCGACGGGGGATTCAGAACCGTCGTGACGTCGCTCCATAATGAGCATGTGCAGTCCATCCGGCCCACGCTTTGGCTCCTCCAGGGGGGAGTCCTCTGTCTGCTGCTTCTGGGCGCCGTGAACCTTGTCAACCTGCTGCTGATCCGGTGCGGCGCGCGCGCGCAGGAGTTCGCGATCCGCCAGACGCTCGGTGCCGGCAATGTTCGGGTGATGGGGCAGGCGTTTACGGAAACGCTGGTACTTGTATTCGCCGGGGGCATGGCGGGACTCGGCCTGGCGACGGTTGCCGTGGGCCTTCTGGACCACCTGGGAGTCGAACACCTTCCGCTGGGAAGCCATGTGGCCGTGACGCCGCGACTGGTGGCCGCCGCCGCCCTGGCCTCGATCCTACTCGCCGTTCTCGCCGCGCTGCCGGTCGCCTGGTTGGGCTTGCGCGCCAGACTGGGCGGAACGTTTCAAGGCGGTTCGCGTTCCGGAACGGCCACGCAAGCCGCCCGACGACTGCGCCACGGATTCATCGTCGCCCAGGTGGCCCTGGCCTTTGTGCTGCTCTTCGGGGCCGGTCTGCTTGGCGTGAGCCTGAAGAAGGCCCTGGAGCTGTCACCCGGCTTCCGCGCGGACCATGTGCTGTCCGGGAGCGTGACCTTGCCGTGGACCCACTTCAAGCTCCTCGCGGCCGGCGTCTTTCTGGGAGTGCCCGGTGCCGGGCTGGCCGGCAAGGCAATGGAGGGCGTCCTGTTCGATGTGCCGGTCTTTCACGCCCCGACCTTTGTCGTGACCCTCGTCACCCTGAGCGCCGTGTCGATCGCAGCCGGGTTGCTCCCCGTCCTCCGCGCCGCGCGGGTGGATCCGATGGAGGCGCTGAGGGAGTAG
- a CDS encoding ankyrin repeat domain-containing protein, which produces MKQQTLALFKRHLEADDLAGVADLLCQTPDWPDSVATHGGGPLVEALLSARSTGMLDVFLRHGLDVALISRWWAPGFGLNRARPELAEHLIAKGATLSPHAAAALGLVQRLGELLEGQPERVHAKGGDGGRPLHFARNVETARLLVERGSELDPTDDDHDSTPAQWRIGDAPEVTRFLLQRGARPDVFMAAGLGDLELAKTLVGENPVCTTYRIGHNQGPFPGIGFQKRGGTIYQWTLGFNQSPQEIAHHRGHRDVFDFLMERTPPRQQLLVACLLADEALAQDIATRHPGLVGELDGEDRTLLAKFCWETNLNFEAVRLMLDLGFPIDVPETNHGHLPLHNAAWCGAADLVELLLRRGHPVDRRDPGYHATALGYALHSHLVAKRHPEGDFPRVVRLLLEAGVPLDKHQYPTGDPDLDEVIKAHLEARR; this is translated from the coding sequence ATGAAGCAGCAAACCCTGGCCCTATTTAAGCGACACCTGGAGGCGGATGACCTTGCCGGTGTCGCCGACCTGCTCTGCCAGACCCCGGATTGGCCGGATTCCGTCGCCACGCATGGCGGCGGTCCCCTGGTCGAGGCGCTGTTGTCCGCACGAAGCACCGGGATGCTGGACGTGTTCCTTCGCCACGGGTTGGACGTGGCCCTGATCAGCCGGTGGTGGGCACCGGGATTCGGGTTGAACCGGGCCCGACCGGAACTGGCCGAACATTTGATCGCCAAGGGGGCCACGCTCTCGCCCCACGCCGCCGCCGCACTGGGATTGGTCCAGCGGCTGGGCGAACTGCTCGAAGGGCAACCGGAACGGGTCCACGCCAAAGGCGGCGATGGCGGGCGTCCGCTCCACTTCGCCCGCAACGTGGAAACCGCCCGGTTGCTGGTGGAGCGCGGCTCGGAACTCGATCCGACGGACGACGACCATGATTCCACCCCGGCCCAGTGGCGCATCGGCGACGCGCCCGAAGTGACGCGCTTCCTGTTGCAGCGCGGTGCCCGGCCCGACGTCTTCATGGCCGCCGGCCTGGGCGATCTGGAACTGGCGAAGACGCTGGTCGGGGAGAACCCCGTCTGCACGACCTACCGCATCGGCCACAACCAGGGGCCCTTTCCCGGCATCGGATTCCAGAAGAGAGGCGGGACGATCTACCAGTGGACGCTGGGTTTCAACCAGTCGCCCCAGGAGATCGCGCACCACCGCGGACACCGGGACGTGTTCGACTTTCTGATGGAGCGCACGCCGCCACGACAGCAACTGCTTGTGGCCTGCCTGTTGGCGGATGAAGCGTTGGCGCAGGACATCGCCACGCGGCATCCGGGCCTGGTCGGGGAACTCGACGGGGAAGACCGGACGCTGCTGGCGAAGTTCTGCTGGGAAACCAACCTCAACTTCGAAGCCGTCCGGCTGATGCTGGACCTCGGTTTCCCCATCGATGTGCCGGAGACCAACCACGGCCATCTGCCGCTGCACAACGCCGCGTGGTGCGGTGCCGCGGATCTGGTGGAACTGCTGCTCCGGCGTGGACACCCGGTGGACCGACGCGATCCCGGCTACCACGCCACGGCGCTGGGCTACGCGCTCCACAGCCACCTCGTCGCCAAGCGCCATCCGGAAGGCGACTTTCCGCGTGTCGTCCGGCTCCTGCTCGAAGCCGGGGTGCCGCTCGACAAACACCAGTATCCCACCGGCGACCCCGACCTCGACGAGGTGATCAAAGCCCATCTGGAGGCGCGCCGATGA
- a CDS encoding aminotransferase class III-fold pyridoxal phosphate-dependent enzyme gives MFDLFTHPAMALVPAALLLHLGRRRLQLSLAKHRSLAGHSRLARQAARLLPGYSYTEDEFFAADQAPVDVSKRRREGFRRLADGFRSRHPRSIDQSVRAAERLSDLQFTKAYRVPFPFSPYLQEHLKLAGFVEASQGAWIQDLDGVRFLDLTGSYGVNVFGYDFYKACMDEAQKRVSSLGPVLGNLHPSAAWNAQRLCQRSGMDEVSFHMSGTEAVMQAVRLARYHTRRTYLVRFCGAYHGWWDDVQPGPGNPMPPGKVFTLKEMDAATLRLLRARRDIACVLVNPLQALHPNAGAPGDSTLVDSSRRAGFDREAYAAWLQDLRDVCSARGIALILDEVFLGFRLAPGGAQEYFNVRADLVTYGKTLGGGYPVGVVCGRREWMRRYREERPGDICFARGTFNSHPYVMAAMQVFLERLETPEIQHLYHDLDTLWNRRAQSLNTELQSAELPVRVANLSSVWTVLYTKPSRYNWMLQFYLRAEGLALSWVGTGRLIFTLNFSEADFHEFGARFLRAARAMQADGWWWTPPGLTNQRIRRRLLREALARFAR, from the coding sequence ATGTTTGACCTGTTCACCCACCCGGCCATGGCGTTGGTTCCGGCAGCCCTGCTCCTCCACCTCGGAAGGCGGCGCCTCCAATTGTCGTTGGCCAAGCATCGGTCCCTTGCCGGTCACTCCCGGTTGGCAAGACAGGCCGCCCGGCTCCTGCCCGGGTACTCCTATACCGAGGACGAATTCTTCGCTGCCGACCAGGCGCCCGTCGATGTTTCCAAACGGCGTCGCGAGGGATTTCGACGGCTGGCCGATGGGTTCCGCTCCCGTCATCCCCGATCCATCGACCAATCGGTGCGGGCCGCCGAGCGGCTGTCCGACCTCCAGTTCACCAAAGCCTACCGCGTACCCTTTCCCTTCAGCCCGTATCTCCAGGAACATCTCAAGCTGGCCGGCTTCGTCGAGGCCAGCCAGGGCGCCTGGATCCAGGATCTCGATGGCGTTCGGTTCCTCGACCTGACAGGTTCGTACGGCGTCAATGTCTTTGGCTACGACTTCTACAAGGCATGCATGGACGAGGCCCAGAAACGTGTGAGCTCCCTGGGTCCGGTGCTGGGAAACCTTCATCCCTCCGCCGCCTGGAATGCCCAGCGGCTCTGCCAGCGATCCGGCATGGACGAGGTCTCCTTCCACATGTCCGGCACCGAGGCCGTCATGCAGGCCGTGCGACTCGCTCGCTACCATACCCGCCGCACATACCTTGTCCGGTTCTGCGGAGCCTATCATGGCTGGTGGGACGATGTGCAGCCCGGACCAGGCAATCCGATGCCACCGGGAAAAGTCTTTACCCTGAAGGAGATGGACGCCGCCACCCTGCGCCTCCTGCGTGCCCGGCGGGACATCGCCTGTGTGCTGGTCAACCCGCTCCAGGCGCTCCATCCCAACGCCGGTGCCCCGGGGGATTCGACCCTCGTCGACAGCAGCCGCCGGGCAGGCTTTGACCGGGAAGCGTACGCGGCCTGGCTGCAGGATTTGCGCGACGTCTGCAGCGCCCGCGGCATCGCCCTGATCCTCGACGAGGTCTTCCTCGGATTCCGTCTCGCCCCGGGGGGCGCGCAGGAATACTTCAACGTGCGTGCGGACCTCGTGACCTACGGCAAAACCCTGGGCGGAGGCTACCCCGTGGGAGTGGTCTGCGGGCGCAGGGAATGGATGCGCCGCTATCGGGAGGAGCGGCCGGGCGACATCTGCTTTGCCCGTGGCACCTTCAATTCCCATCCCTACGTGATGGCAGCCATGCAGGTATTCCTGGAACGCCTGGAGACCCCCGAAATCCAGCACCTCTATCATGACCTCGACACACTCTGGAATCGCCGTGCGCAATCCTTGAACACCGAACTGCAGAGCGCTGAACTGCCCGTGCGGGTCGCCAACCTGAGCTCCGTCTGGACCGTGCTGTACACCAAACCCTCCCGCTACAATTGGATGCTCCAATTCTACCTGAGGGCCGAAGGCCTCGCTCTCAGCTGGGTGGGCACGGGACGCCTCATCTTCACTCTCAATTTCAGCGAGGCCGACTTTCATGAGTTCGGGGCGCGATTCCTCCGGGCCGCCCGCGCCATGCAGGCCGATGGATGGTGGTGGACACCCCCAGGTTTGACCAACCAGCGCATCCGACGTCGCCTCCTCCGCGAAGCCCTGGCCCGTTTCGCCCGCTAG
- a CDS encoding ankyrin repeat domain-containing protein, translated as MTQPEELKSNRPLKWSAGTGADVWALFCACIAGDMEAVKRLLAKDPSLVRSHYSYRKPLYFAVRENRIEVAALLLEHDPDPFGLAVNDSLIEITRDRGYPEMERLLEAKFAERFGASPRGEPVAAAIREHDLARMRGLLDAGPDLLHAGDARSNQPIHWAVMTRQLEFVDELLKRGADLNARRADGARPIHLTNGDYHFRGWRDVPSDWPTSPGDVYRHLVSRGANVDLGMACATGDLSRVRELLDQDPSLVNRVSDYAGFYLGSGAPLKNAAARGHLEVVRFLLERGADPNLPEEGIAPDGHALHSAVVSGHLEIVRLLLKHGAHPNVEIESSADTLSAALGSAGYSNQPNSEMVELLCSYGASRAVHLLAYSGDIVTAAAVFAANPALANNPEALANAASEGREAFVRLMLRYQPDLPRRVDFPGWAVGAKTRELNELLFQHGMNASARDWLGITPLHHFARNGDLEKAALFLDHGSDLHARDEDICSTPLGWAAKFGCQPMVEFLLQRGAKPNLPDDPPWATPQAWATRRGHPVIVESLKRHGAK; from the coding sequence ATGACTCAGCCCGAAGAACTCAAGAGCAACCGGCCCCTGAAATGGTCCGCCGGCACGGGTGCCGATGTCTGGGCGCTGTTCTGTGCATGCATCGCGGGCGACATGGAAGCCGTGAAGCGGCTGCTGGCGAAGGATCCTTCGCTCGTTCGCAGCCACTACAGCTACCGCAAGCCGCTTTACTTCGCGGTGCGGGAGAACCGCATCGAGGTGGCCGCCCTGCTTCTGGAGCACGACCCGGATCCCTTTGGCCTGGCGGTGAACGACAGCCTGATCGAAATCACCCGCGACCGTGGCTACCCGGAGATGGAGCGGCTGCTGGAGGCGAAGTTCGCCGAACGCTTCGGCGCGTCGCCGCGGGGCGAGCCCGTCGCGGCGGCGATCCGTGAGCACGACCTCGCCAGGATGCGCGGTCTGCTGGATGCCGGCCCGGATCTGCTCCACGCCGGCGATGCGCGTTCCAACCAGCCCATTCATTGGGCGGTGATGACCCGGCAGTTGGAGTTCGTGGACGAGCTGTTGAAGCGCGGCGCGGACCTCAACGCGCGGCGGGCTGACGGTGCACGGCCGATTCACCTGACGAACGGCGACTACCATTTCCGTGGCTGGCGCGACGTGCCGTCGGATTGGCCGACCAGCCCTGGGGACGTTTATCGCCATCTGGTGAGTCGGGGCGCGAATGTGGACCTGGGCATGGCCTGCGCCACCGGTGATCTCTCGCGTGTGCGCGAATTGCTGGATCAGGACCCCTCGCTGGTGAACCGGGTTTCGGACTACGCGGGTTTTTATTTAGGTAGCGGTGCACCCCTCAAGAATGCCGCCGCGCGCGGGCATCTCGAAGTCGTCCGGTTTCTGCTCGAACGCGGCGCGGACCCCAACCTGCCCGAGGAAGGCATCGCGCCCGACGGCCACGCCCTGCACTCCGCCGTGGTCAGCGGGCACCTTGAAATCGTCCGGTTGCTGCTGAAGCACGGCGCGCACCCGAACGTGGAGATCGAAAGCTCTGCGGACACCCTGAGCGCCGCGCTGGGATCGGCCGGCTATTCCAACCAACCGAACTCGGAGATGGTGGAGCTGCTCTGCTCGTATGGCGCTTCCCGGGCGGTTCACCTGCTCGCCTACAGCGGCGACATTGTCACCGCTGCGGCGGTCTTCGCGGCCAACCCGGCCCTGGCCAACAATCCCGAGGCGCTCGCCAACGCGGCCAGCGAAGGCAGGGAAGCCTTTGTGCGGCTGATGCTGCGATATCAGCCCGATCTCCCGCGGCGCGTCGATTTTCCAGGCTGGGCGGTGGGGGCGAAGACCCGCGAGTTGAACGAACTGCTCTTCCAACACGGCATGAACGCCAGCGCACGAGACTGGCTGGGCATCACGCCGCTCCACCATTTCGCGCGCAACGGAGACCTGGAAAAGGCCGCGCTGTTCCTGGACCACGGCTCCGACCTGCACGCGCGCGACGAGGACATCTGTTCCACGCCGCTTGGCTGGGCGGCGAAGTTCGGGTGCCAGCCGATGGTGGAGTTTCTCCTGCAACGCGGCGCCAAACCGAATCTCCCCGACGACCCGCCATGGGCGACGCCGCAGGCCTGGGCGACACGGCGAGGACATCCGGTGATCGTCGAGTCGCTGAAACGCCATGGCGCGAAATGA
- a CDS encoding ABC transporter permease, which yields MNDLKFALRQLLKNPGFNAVAVLTLALGIGANTAIFSVVNAVLLKPLPYPQPGQLVTIRKELPPAGGLVLGGGNLVGGHEFAAWRKQSQTLSQIAAYGSSDRSLTGNGLAERIRCGTVTASLFPMLGVQPLLGRLFVLEDETPNGPRIAVLSHGLWQRQFGGDSGVLNRSITLDRELHTIVGVLPASFQFPDPNEVWVPMQAVRGPEVAGGAIAISLVHAMARLKPDVSLAQAQAELQLIASRVTLPMFQPPSDNATAPLILPPPDGGQIPIPDGLVPPPTGAGPVTLPFPGEGRMVLRGPPGAELGTPADQVQPVPLAGDPLQVAPAPPAELGRLPIGGGRIQLIGLHEHLVANVRRSVLVMMWAVALVLLIACANVANLLLTRAMSRRREIAVRLALGAPRARLIRQFLTESMLLAFVGGGLGLLCSWWGTRLLESLALTGRSHFQPVGIDLTALGFTLLTALATGMIFGLIPAVQAAGLPVNEALKEGGLTAGEGHDRHRLRGLLVTAETALALVLLVGAGLLINSFIRLRSVNVGFQPDGLLTFQLSLDASLQSEPGARSAFVRTLREELAALPGVESIAMTDHLPLTHFSMMTEVSVAGEPRERYANRPPVSLAAVTDTYFDTLGIVLKEGRAFTAADPSQRNVVVNERFAREYFPGASPVGRLLNDFAGVAGPHTIIGVVADVRQDGYGGQVTPEIYTPSLDQHPNLVSTAMRCAGDPLALARAVRERVQALDPTLVVADLMTMRERLDATTTSRRAQLLLLGGFSALALLLAAIGVYGVMSFIVTQRTREIGVRLTLGAPAADVTAMVLSQGMRFVAAGMIVGLVVAFLTTRAMTSMLFGIAATDPLTLMAVSLVLVGVGALACWLPARRAARVDPMVALRAE from the coding sequence ATGAACGACCTCAAGTTCGCCCTCCGCCAGTTGCTGAAGAACCCCGGCTTCAACGCCGTGGCCGTGCTCACGCTCGCGCTCGGCATCGGCGCCAACACCGCCATCTTCAGCGTGGTCAACGCCGTCCTGCTCAAGCCGCTGCCTTATCCGCAGCCCGGTCAGTTGGTCACCATCCGCAAGGAGCTGCCGCCTGCGGGGGGCCTGGTGCTCGGTGGCGGAAACCTTGTGGGCGGACACGAGTTTGCTGCGTGGCGCAAGCAAAGCCAGACCCTCTCGCAGATTGCCGCCTACGGCAGCAGTGACCGCAGCCTGACCGGGAACGGACTGGCCGAACGCATCCGTTGTGGCACCGTCACCGCTTCTCTGTTCCCGATGCTCGGCGTCCAACCGCTGCTCGGCCGGCTGTTTGTCCTGGAGGACGAGACGCCGAACGGCCCCCGGATCGCCGTGTTGTCGCATGGACTCTGGCAACGACAGTTTGGCGGTGACAGCGGCGTCCTCAACCGGTCGATCACTCTCGATCGTGAATTGCACACCATCGTGGGTGTGTTGCCGGCGAGCTTTCAGTTCCCCGATCCGAACGAGGTCTGGGTGCCCATGCAAGCCGTGCGCGGACCGGAAGTCGCCGGCGGTGCCATCGCAATCAGCCTGGTCCACGCCATGGCGAGGTTGAAGCCCGACGTCTCGCTCGCCCAGGCCCAGGCCGAACTGCAACTCATCGCCAGCCGCGTCACGTTGCCGATGTTTCAGCCGCCTTCGGACAATGCTACCGCGCCGCTCATTCTGCCGCCTCCTGACGGCGGTCAAATCCCAATCCCGGATGGCCTCGTGCCGCCACCCACCGGCGCTGGACCGGTAACGCTCCCGTTCCCGGGTGAGGGCCGCATGGTGTTGCGCGGACCGCCGGGCGCAGAACTCGGAACGCCCGCGGATCAAGTGCAGCCCGTTCCCTTAGCCGGCGATCCGTTGCAGGTGGCACCCGCGCCACCGGCTGAACTGGGCCGCCTCCCGATCGGTGGCGGACGGATTCAATTGATCGGTCTGCACGAGCATCTCGTGGCCAACGTGCGTCGGTCGGTCCTGGTGATGATGTGGGCGGTGGCTCTTGTCCTCCTGATCGCGTGCGCCAATGTCGCGAATCTGTTGCTCACTCGCGCCATGTCGCGGCGGCGCGAGATCGCCGTCCGTCTCGCGCTGGGGGCGCCGCGCGCGCGCCTCATACGCCAGTTCCTCACGGAAAGCATGCTGCTCGCGTTCGTCGGCGGTGGGCTTGGGCTTCTCTGTTCATGGTGGGGAACGCGGCTCCTGGAGTCGCTCGCACTCACCGGCCGATCGCACTTCCAGCCGGTTGGCATCGATCTCACCGCCCTGGGCTTCACGCTGCTCACAGCCTTGGCCACGGGCATGATCTTCGGCCTGATCCCGGCAGTGCAGGCCGCGGGACTCCCCGTGAACGAAGCGTTGAAGGAGGGCGGACTCACCGCGGGTGAGGGCCACGACAGGCACCGCCTGCGGGGCTTGCTGGTCACCGCCGAAACGGCCCTGGCTCTGGTGCTGCTTGTCGGGGCCGGCCTACTGATCAACAGCTTCATCCGCCTGCGCAGCGTGAATGTCGGCTTTCAACCAGATGGCCTGCTTACCTTCCAATTGAGCCTCGACGCCAGCCTCCAGTCCGAACCCGGGGCGCGTTCGGCGTTCGTGCGAACCCTGCGCGAGGAACTCGCCGCGTTGCCCGGGGTCGAGTCGATCGCGATGACCGATCACCTGCCCTTGACGCATTTCTCGATGATGACCGAGGTGTCCGTCGCTGGTGAACCGCGCGAGCGCTACGCGAACCGCCCGCCGGTGAGCCTGGCGGCCGTCACGGACACCTACTTCGACACGCTGGGCATTGTCTTGAAGGAAGGCCGGGCCTTCACCGCCGCCGATCCATCGCAACGCAACGTCGTGGTCAACGAACGCTTCGCTCGCGAGTACTTCCCCGGCGCCTCGCCAGTCGGCCGGCTCCTCAATGACTTTGCCGGCGTCGCCGGTCCGCACACCATCATCGGGGTGGTGGCCGATGTCCGACAGGACGGTTATGGCGGCCAGGTCACACCGGAGATTTACACGCCGTCCCTCGATCAACACCCCAACCTCGTCAGCACCGCCATGAGGTGCGCCGGCGATCCGCTGGCGCTGGCGCGCGCGGTCCGCGAACGCGTCCAGGCGCTCGACCCGACCCTTGTGGTCGCGGATCTCATGACCATGCGCGAACGCCTCGACGCGACGACCACCTCGCGCCGCGCCCAACTGCTGCTGCTCGGCGGCTTCTCCGCGCTGGCGCTGCTGCTCGCCGCAATCGGTGTCTACGGCGTGATGTCCTTCATAGTCACGCAACGCACCCGCGAGATCGGCGTGCGCCTGACCCTCGGCGCGCCGGCGGCGGACGTCACGGCGATGGTCTTGAGCCAGGGGATGCGCTTCGTGGCGGCGGGCATGATCGTCGGCCTGGTGGTGGCGTTCCTCACGACCCGGGCAATGACCTCGATGCTGTTTGGCATCGCCGCGACCGATCCGTTGACACTGATGGCAGTTTCGCTGGTGCTGGTCGGCGTCGGCGCGCTGGCGTGCTGGCTGCCCGCGCGCCGGGCCGCCCGGGTGGACCCGATGGTGGCGCTGCGCGCGGAGTGA
- the psd gene encoding phosphatidylserine decarboxylase (Phosphatidylserine decarboxylase is synthesized as a single chain precursor. Generation of the pyruvoyl active site from a Ser is coupled to cleavage of a Gly-Ser bond between the larger (beta) and smaller (alpha chains). It is an integral membrane protein.), translating to METNPESHGIQPTRGWNRVRGLRDRLLLQEDLNFLVTNRIPRRYATLFMGWFSRIESPWLTRISLALWRGFTDLDLSEARETRFNSLHACFTRELKPGARPIDPDPTMGVSPCDGIVGECGTVEGDGVFQAKGFPYRLAELFGSEAAAAPFHDGGYVTLRLTSSMYHRFHAPAQGRITRVTYLSGDTWNVNPIALKRVERLFCRNERAALHLELAGGQPIAMVAVAAILVASIRLHFLNVRLHLRWKGPHDIPCDAEVERGEELGWFEHGSTIILIVPPGFALHPSIHRGGRVRMGQAMVQLPD from the coding sequence ATGGAGACCAACCCGGAATCCCATGGAATCCAACCGACCCGGGGATGGAACCGGGTGCGCGGGTTGCGAGACCGCCTGCTGCTGCAGGAGGACCTGAATTTCCTGGTTACCAACCGTATTCCCCGGCGGTACGCAACGCTCTTCATGGGCTGGTTCAGCCGGATCGAAAGCCCCTGGCTCACCCGGATCAGTCTCGCCCTCTGGCGTGGGTTCACCGACCTGGATCTCTCGGAGGCGAGGGAGACCCGGTTCAACAGTCTTCACGCCTGTTTCACCCGCGAACTCAAGCCTGGAGCGCGTCCCATCGACCCCGACCCGACCATGGGGGTAAGCCCCTGCGATGGGATTGTCGGGGAATGCGGAACGGTGGAAGGGGACGGGGTGTTCCAGGCCAAGGGGTTTCCCTACCGGCTGGCCGAACTTTTCGGAAGCGAAGCGGCCGCCGCCCCCTTTCACGATGGAGGGTATGTCACCCTGCGCCTGACCTCGAGCATGTATCATCGCTTCCACGCTCCGGCGCAGGGCCGCATCACCCGGGTCACCTACCTCAGCGGCGACACCTGGAACGTGAACCCCATCGCGTTGAAACGGGTGGAGCGACTCTTCTGCCGGAATGAACGCGCCGCGCTTCACCTCGAACTGGCCGGCGGCCAGCCGATCGCCATGGTGGCCGTCGCTGCCATCCTTGTGGCCTCGATCCGCCTGCATTTCCTGAATGTCCGCCTTCACCTGCGTTGGAAGGGCCCCCACGACATCCCGTGCGACGCCGAGGTTGAACGCGGGGAGGAACTGGGTTGGTTTGAACACGGCTCGACCATCATTCTGATCGTCCCTCCCGGTTTCGCCCTCCATCCCTCGATCCATCGAGGTGGGCGTGTCCGCATGGGCCAGGCCATGGTGCAACTCCCCGATTGA
- a CDS encoding methyltransferase has protein sequence MSNWLFLQSAIRKPWQMGSMLPSSRSLARAMVDLADIGEGHQVVELGAGNGSFTRELVERHPDLPLLAFELCPRLGADLARRFPSVRVVIDAAEHLPRRAPSLGLTRIDRVVSGLPWALWDEQRQAAVVATLIPFLSPEARLVTVHYLPSRWIGWVQTTRRVLERHFDRVYHGSPVWRNFPPAYVHVAERPRLRSGAADRMRIGVDDGGTATPA, from the coding sequence ATGTCCAACTGGCTTTTTCTTCAATCCGCCATTCGCAAGCCCTGGCAGATGGGCTCGATGCTGCCGTCGAGCCGTTCGTTGGCGCGCGCGATGGTGGATCTGGCCGACATTGGCGAAGGCCACCAGGTGGTGGAACTGGGTGCCGGGAACGGATCCTTCACCCGCGAGCTGGTGGAACGTCATCCGGACCTGCCCCTGCTGGCCTTCGAGCTGTGCCCCCGACTCGGGGCGGACCTGGCACGTCGGTTCCCCTCCGTCCGGGTGGTCATTGACGCCGCGGAACACCTGCCTCGCCGGGCGCCATCGCTGGGCTTGACCCGGATCGACCGGGTGGTCAGCGGATTGCCATGGGCGCTGTGGGACGAACAACGCCAGGCAGCCGTGGTGGCGACCTTGATCCCCTTCCTGTCTCCCGAGGCCCGCCTGGTGACCGTTCATTACCTGCCCAGCCGATGGATCGGCTGGGTGCAAACGACACGACGTGTCCTGGAGAGGCACTTTGACAGGGTGTACCACGGATCTCCGGTCTGGAGGAACTTCCCTCCCGCCTACGTGCATGTGGCCGAACGACCCCGGCTTCGGTCAGGCGCCGCCGACCGTATGAGGATCGGGGTGGACGACGGTGGGACGGCTACTCCGGCCTGA